From the genome of Vicia villosa cultivar HV-30 ecotype Madison, WI linkage group LG2, Vvil1.0, whole genome shotgun sequence, one region includes:
- the LOC131646343 gene encoding CLAVATA3/ESR (CLE)-related protein 25-like: MDTKTSSSYFVSRFLFRVLVVVGFVCFMFFGSLVSGGRTVQTTSTTTKLDDEQVDVVGNHDAQLDFNYMSKRRVPNGPDPIHNRRAGNSGRPPGQS; this comes from the exons ATGGATACTAAAACTAGTAGTAGTTATTTTGTTTCAAGGTTTTTGTTTAGAGTACTTGTAGTGGTGGggtttgtttgttttatgttttttggtaGCTTAGTGAGTGGTGGAAGAACGGTACAAACAACAAGTACTACTACAAAACTTGATGATGAACAAGTTGATGTTGTTGGAAACCATGATGCACAATTGGATTTCAATTATATGAGTAAAAGAAGAGTCCCCAATGGGCCAGATCCTATTCACAACAG GAGAGCTGGAAATTCTGGTAGACCACCTGGTCAAAGTTAG
- the LOC131651570 gene encoding uncharacterized protein LOC131651570 has translation MNSSNSPFFLQFLFIFFANFLFHETPFHVLGQQTEDSQHGYGFGGRVLMSLKEKPAGSNFTFDCAPSGPCVPCIYSEKGDEKYRCSETGYRIPFKCEESKGSKKDAEKTNPKKTRTALEISSSIAKSHKVSHVFGAVKTSQPHRTLLDDSLASNNKSQAYVTYRSCIPADSEEKLSVLGFEGVVIFLLLISGTFVYLKKKRAAAMSGYVAAGRGQPNSRF, from the exons ATGAATTCATCAAATTCACCATTTTTTCTTCAATTCCTGTTCATCTTCTTCGCCAATTTTCTATTTCACGAAACACCATTTCACGTTTTAGGTCAACAAAC CGAAGATTCTCAACATGGATATGGGTTTGGGGGCAGAGTTCTTATGAGTTTGAAAGAAAAACCCGCAGGAAGTAACTTTACCTTTGATTGTGCTCCTTCTGGTCCTTGTGTTCCTTGCATCTACTCTGAGAAG GGTGATGAGAAATATCGCTGCAGTGAGACAGGGTATCGAATTCCATTCAAATGTGAAGAGAGTAAAGGTTCAAAGAAGGATGCTGAGAAAACAAATCCTAAGAAAACTCGGACTGCTTTGGAAATCTCTAGTAGTATTGCAAAATCTCATAAAGTTTCACATGTTTTTGGAGCGGTAAAAACTTCGCAGCCACATAGAACTTTACTGGATGATTCATTGGCTTCAAATAATAAGTCACAAGCTTATGTCACTTATAGAAGCTGTATACCCGCAGATTCTGAAGAGAAGTTATCAGTGCTTGGTTTTGAG GGTGTTGTGATATTCTTGTTGCTCATTAGCGGAACATTTGTATACCTGAAAAAAAAGAGGGCCGCCGCCATGTCCGGTTATGTAGCAGCCGGAAGAGGTCAACCAAACTCTCGGTTTTAA